In Thunnus albacares chromosome 10, fThuAlb1.1, whole genome shotgun sequence, a single window of DNA contains:
- the rom1b gene encoding rod outer segment membrane protein 1b, protein MVLLKVKFTQQRRVRVAQGLWLLSWLAVMCGAFIFCLGVYLKTELLRRAEVMDNTEIHVVPNILMMVGLASIGTNWVASRVCQDSLDASRFPRWKVLLLAWYATAAVLCCMLITVVVLSYALQGHLEESLKVGLRNGIRFYKDTDVPGRCFQKETIDRLQMEFRCCGNNNFRDWFEVQWVSNRYLDFTSKDVKDRIRSNVDGRFLLDGVPFSCCNPASPRPCLQYHLTDNTFHYNYEFQSEELNLYSRGCRQALVDYYMSLMNSTGPGVLSVILIQMSVLVSLRYLQTAVEGAMALEDPEGESEGYLMEKGMKETFEEVKVNVLTMLKFGQVDPGAEGSSEDADAEKSDEKAATPTPAS, encoded by the exons ATGGTGCTGTTGAAGGTCAAGTTCACCCAGCAGAGGCGGGTGCGTGTGGCCCAGGGCCTGTGGCTGCTGTCCTGGCTGGCAGTGATGTGCGGGGCCTTCATCTTTTGTCTGGGGGTTTATCTCAAGACAGAGCTGCTCCGACGGGCCGAG GTGATGGATAACACAGAGATCCACGTGGTGCCCAACATCCTGATGATGGTGGGCCTGGCCTCCATAGGCACTAACTGGGTCGCCAGTCGAGTATGTCAGGACTCCCTGGACGCAAGCCGCTTCCCACGTTGGAAGGTTCTCCTGCTGGCCTGGTATGCCACAGCCGCAGTTCTCTGTTGTATGCTCATCACCGTCGTGGTGCTCAGCTACGCCCTGCAAGGACACCTGGAGGAGTCCCTGAAG GTGGGCCTGAGGAATGGTATTCGTTTCTACAAGGACACAGACGTGCCGGGCCGTTGTTTTCAGAAAGAGACTATCGATCGTCTGCAGATGGAGTTTCGCTGTTGTGGAAACAACAACTTCAGGGATTGGTTTGAGGTTCAGTGGGTCAGCAACAGATATCTGGACTTCACTTCCAAGGATGTCAAAGA TCGTATCCGGAGTAACGTGGACGGGCGTTTCCTGTTGGATGGCGTTCCCTTTAGCTGCTGTAATCCCGCCTCTCCACGCCCCTGCCTGCAGTACCACCTGACAGACAACACTTTCCACTACAACTATGAGTTCCAGTCAGAGGAACTCAACCTGTACAGCCGTGGCTGCAGGCAGGCTCTGGTCGACTACTACATGAGCTTGATGAATTCAACTGGTCCAGGTGTGCTGTCAGTCATCTTAATACAG ATGTCGGTGCTCGTGAGCCTGCGGTACCTGCAGACAGCTGTGGAAGGAGCCATGGCTCTGGAGGACCCAGAGGGCGAAAGTGAGGGTTATCTCATGGAGAAGGGCATGAAGGAAACCTTTGAGGAAGTCAAAGTCAACGTCCTCACCATGCTAAAGTTTGGGCAGGTTGACCCCGGCGCCGAAGGGTCCTCTGAGGATGCAGATGCAGAGAAGTCCGACGAGAAGGCTGCCACCCCTACTCCTGCCAGCTAG
- the si:ch211-276i12.4 gene encoding uncharacterized protein si:ch211-276i12.4: protein MEKFFKPVHSPSAPDEIKLKKHHHHHHHHHHHDPQSHRYTMFDDTDRNTDESHGHHRHHQHGHYVHDSPHRDTHHRHQTRQFHHSEEDEILYNHDTPVTLSRASSSSLSSSSSSSSSSWYTEASANDPFSLRHAERPQHSLSCSNISDVRRGFREDDSSEPVVFATIKHGSNGTGCSQSHGSSQQRGKCGFSPLDRGHSRSEEGLLQGNESDQGGEQSRVPHMNYGPLYKTASLNRSLAFSEEDIVLGVSRGPKRAVSSSQLPSKGILKNRDPRGDIRKAKSMEVLSPRVAKGQDPSGQKGKGVDQAVVEQARANFVQGKLQFSAFLDEITKQVISPSDLNILGVNKDKTTGKSVASAQTHGPVKPQLPPKKHRESSGEEREQHPKQHSRQEKAARNSSRKQSDCSNPDKLISYGARNHHGSPPPSHYPNSASHNTHHGSNRKDRRPSPTGSSTSGDRYGRCGPHLTDGTSTSPEPIQPKQRHHRKHQTTTSHSPHPHTQHFPQPQPHQAHPGPGQRGPSNSPPSSAQGAGPGPGSESSSCKSDSSRTRDTASTATSHSSEQSGRHHSQHVGHSKQHRDTLCDTDHLQALQEENADLHQNLLQTVVCIESLEAELQRTRDELSHVKEKYKSLLETHTGTKQANNLLGEHLHIASESLSSERKYLLNRVSQLSSELEDAHRTIAALENINVPCLIKDLLEKHFDSAEAIQKFLTTPTPISHSATSPQGDNQSHAPKVEETAHDWLTKEAGPQRVTAFMPFKQGVPTTGTEGCHSGQHDASHSPPFSVAAISTAIYKKMADSYAARPQPLYPQCQQQPSQGTNHTDAPPNLPQAHVGGDSWGGKGGVEVTLLEQDVVDVTSMTAQQILDDFLQQLQAHKEAGGGKEQKGGQQWAEQAGKVAD, encoded by the exons ATGGAGAAGTTTTTTAAGCCTGTTCACAGCCCCTCTGCCCCGGATGAGATCAAGCTGAAGaagcaccaccaccaccaccatcatcatcatcaccatgaCCCTCAGTCACACAG GTACACAATGTTTGATGACACCGACAGAAATACAGATGAAAGCCATGGGCACCACCGCCACCATCAACATGGTCACTATGTCCATGACAGCCCTCACCGTGACACCCACCATCGCCATCAAACACGGCAATTTCACCACAGCGAAGAGGATGAGATACTTTACAACCACGACACTCCTGTGACTCTTTCTAGggcctcttcctcttctctgtcttcatcctcttcctcctcctcttcctcctggtACACAGAGGCAAGTGCAAACGATCCCTTTTCTCTTCGTCACGCTGAGCGGCCACAGCATTCTTTGTCCTGCTCCAACATCTCAGATGTGCGCAGGGGTTTCCGGGAAGATGATAGCAGCGAGCCTGTTGTCTTTGCCACCATCAAACATGGCAGCAATGGCACTGGTTGTAGTCAGTCACATGGGAGCTCACAACAGAGGGGAAAGTGTGGTTTTTCTCCCCTTGACCGAGGTCACAGCAGGAGTGAAGAGGGCCTTCTGCAGGGTAATGAAAGTGATCAGGGAGGAGAACAATCCAGGGTACCCCACATGAACTATGGACCTCTGTATAAGACAGCTAGTTTGAACCGAAGCCTGGCTTTCAGTGAGGAGGACATTGTGTTAGGAGTCTCCAGAGGCCCAAAGAGAGCAGTGTCCTCCAGCCAGCTTCCCAGCAAAGGAATCCTCAAGAATAGGGACCCTCGTGGAGACATCCGCAAGGCGAAATCAATGGAGGTGTTGTCCCCAAGAGTTGCTAAAGGACAAGATCCTAGTGGACAGAAGGGGAAAGGGGTCGATCAAGCCGTGGTAGAGCAAGCCAGGGCAAATTTTGTGCAGGGAAAGTTGCAGTTTTCAGCCTTCCTGGATGAGATAACCAAACAAGTTATAAGTCCATCAGATCTCAACATCTTAGGTGtgaacaaagataaaacaaccGGCAAGAGCGTTGCCTCAGCCCAAACACATGGCCCAGTCAAGCCTCAGCTCCCACCTAAGAAGCACAGAGAGAGTTCAggtgaggagagggagcagcATCCCAAACAGCACAGCCGACAGGAGAAAGCAGCTCGCAACAGCTCTCGGAAACAATCGGACTGCTCCAATCCTGATAAACTGATCTCATATGGGGCTAGGAACCACCATGGTAGCCCTCCACCTAGTCACTACCCTAACTCCGCCAGCCACAATACTCACCATGGTAGCAACCGTAAAGACAGGAGGCCGTCACCCACTGGCAGCTCCACGTCAGGGGACAGGTATGGCAGGTGTGGCCCTCATCTAACTGATGGAACCAGCACCAGCCCTGAACCCATCCAGCCCAAACAACGGCACCACCGCAAACACCAGACGACCACCTCTCACAGCCCACATCCTCATACCCAGCACTTCCCTCAGCCGCAGCCTCACCAGGCGCACCCTGGTCCTGGGCAACGAGGACCAAGCAACTCCCCTCCATCTTCAGCCCAGGGTGCAGGACCAGGCCCCGGATCTGAGTCTTCATCCTGTAAATCAGATTCATCCAGGACCAGAGATACAGCCTCCACAGCTACCAGTCACAGTTCAGAGCAGAGTGGTCGACACCATTCGCAGCATGTGGGGCACTCCAAACAACACAGG GACACGCTGTGTGACACTGACCACCTTCA GGCACTGCAGGAAGAGAATGCGGATCTTCACCAGAACTTGCTGCAGACGGTGGTCTGCATTGAGAGCCTGGAGGCAGAGTTGCAGAGAACCAGGGACGAGCTTAGTCATGTCAAGGAGAAGTATAAAAG CCTTTTGGAGACACACACTGGGACCAAGCAGGCCAATAATCTGCTGGGGGAGCACCTGCACATAGCG tCAGAGAGCCTGTCCAGTGAGAGGAAGTACCTGCTAAACCGCGTGTCCCAGCTGAGCTCAGAGCTGGAGGACGCCCACAGGACCATCGCTGCCCTGGAGAACATTAAT GTGCCGTGCTTGATAAAGGATTTATTGGAGAAGCACTTTGATTCAGCTGAGGCCATACAGAAGTTTCTGACAACTCCCACTCCGATCAGCCACTCTGCCACCTCTCCACAAGGAGACAACCAATCCCATGCTCCTAAAGTAGAAGAGACAGCACATGATTGGTTGACAAAAGAGGCAGGTCCACAGAGGGTCACAGCCTTCATGCCATTTAAACAGGGGGTGCCGACAACAGGAACTGAAGGCTGTCACTCAGGCCAGCACGATGCCAGCCACAGCCCGCCTTTCTCTGTGGCAGCCATCAGCACTGCAATCTATAAGAAAATGGCTGACAGTTACGCTGCCAGACCACAACCTCTCTATCCCCAATGCCAACAGCAACCTTCCCAGGGCACTAACCATACCGATGCCCCCCCAAACCTTCCGCAGGCCCATGTGGGTGGTGACAGCTGGGGTGGGAAGGGAGGGGTAGAGGTTACGCTTTTGGAGCAGGATGTTGTGGATGTGACCTCCATGACAGCCCAGCAGATCCTGGATGatttcctgcagcagctgcaggccCATAAGGAGGCTGGTGGAGGGAAGGAGCAGAAGGGCGGGCAGCAGTGGGCGGAACAAGCAGGCAAAGTGGCAGACTGA